In Scatophagus argus isolate fScaArg1 chromosome 7, fScaArg1.pri, whole genome shotgun sequence, a genomic segment contains:
- the znf277 gene encoding zinc finger protein 277: protein MAACIGSKDGRDSILEPLCFPEQPAEGPSAELLVCLLCPESLPLQQKDALLRHLLLEHKLVIADVKLIADLPKYVLYWKGRFLEQPLTEFCSVIKTNSTGPVEKQEDYFLLCDVLPEDRILREKLQQKRLEEVLEQQQAEREDSSFHHLCMFCSEEFTGNRASLLNHMAREHSFSIGLPDNIVYCKQFLETLQNKLDSLQCLYCEKTFRDKTTLKDHMRKKAHRRINANNREYDRFYVINYLELGKTWEEVQSEDDRELVDDEDDDWSDWQAHPVSAVCLFCDRQSETMDQIYTHMKEAHSFDLHKLKTELNLRFYQQVKLVNFIRRQIHQSRCYGCQEKFDCREDVLRHIEAEGHVMKLPDMSTWNQPQYYFPTYENDALLCTLSDSDEDVSDETSHAEDVPVIAEDISDLRALKQTSVLSQLLKHRGSSS, encoded by the exons ATGGCCGCCTGCATCGGGAGTAAAGATG GACGGGACAGCATACTGGAGCCGCTGTGCTTTCCAGAGCAGCCAGCTGAGGGTCCCAGCGCGGAGCTGCtggtgtgtctgttgtgtccGGAGTCGCTGCCCCTGCAGCAGAAAGACGCCCTCCTCAGGCACCTCCTGCTGGAGCACAAGCTGGTCATCGCAGACGTCAAACTGATCGCAGACCTACCAAA GTACGTGTTGTACTGGAAGGGCAGATTCTTGGAGCAGCCGCTCACAGAGTTCTGCAGCGTGATCAAGACGAACTCCACCGGCCCAGTTG AGAAACAGGAGGACTACTTCCTGCTGTGTGACGTCCTTCCAGAGGACCGAATCCTCAGAGAGAAGCTCCAGCAGAAACGACTG gaggaggtgctggagcagcagcaggcggaGAGAGAAGATAGCAGCTTCCATCATCTCTGCATGTTCTGCAGCGAAGAGTTCACTGGAAACAG GGCGTCTCTGCTCAACCACATGGCCAGAGAGCATTCGTTCAGCATCGGCCTGCCCGACAACATCGTCTACTGCAAACAGTTTTTGGAAACACTGCAGAACAAACTAGACAG TCTGCAGTGTCTCTACTGTGAGAAAACCTTCCGAGACAAAACCACACTGAAGGATCACATGAGGAAGAAAGCTCACCGCCGCATCAACGCCAACAACCGTGAATACGACCGCTTCTACGTCATCAACTACCTG GAACTGGGGAAGACCTGGGAGGAAGTGCAGAGTGAGGATGACCGTGAGCTGGTAGACGATGAAGATGA CGATTGGTCGGACTGGCAGGCTCATCCAgtgtcagctgtgtgtctgttctgtgaTCGCCAGTCAGAGACGATGGACCAGATCTACACACACATGAAG GAAGCTCACAGCTTTGATCTCCACAAGCTGAAGACCGAACTCA ATCTCAGGTTCTACCAGCAGGTGAAACTGGTCAACTTCATCCGGCGGCAGATCCACCAGAGTCGCTGCTACGGCTGCCAGGAGAAGTTTGACTGCAGAGAGGACGTCCTGCGACACATCGAGGCCGAGGGCCACGTGATGAAGCTTCCCGACATGTCGACCTGGAACCAGCCCCA GTACTACTTCCCCACGTACGAGAACGACGCCCTCCTGTGTACGCTGTCCGACAGCGACGAGGACGTCAGTGATGAGACGAGTCACGCCGAGGACGTCCCGGTTATCGCAGAGGACATCTCCGACCTCAGAGCGCTGAAACAGACGAGCGTCCTCAGCCAGCTGCTGAAGCACAGAGGCTCCAGCAGCTAA